From the Longibacter salinarum genome, one window contains:
- a CDS encoding ChaN family lipoprotein encodes MRLLAVLIGLIAVVGVGMDEAHAQSSEVGEYAIYRSDGTPATMDDLVAMLNTVDVIFIGETHDDPTAHVLQDSLLRRAEAEAREANRPLALSLEMFERDVQPIVDEYLAGTITERHFVDDARAWSNYRTDYHPLVERARSGDHPVLAANAPRRYVNRVAQRGRSALDSLSSWALQWLAPLPYPGPSDAYQQKWLDLMRASMPADHGAAAPDSVKASPHGHPHAMSGPSPMLQAQALWDATMAHTIARHLLRAPASLVVHITGGFHVSRGTGTPEALQHYRPSARSLVVMIEPADDPSSFDAEEHGELGDFVILTEAAKVPSRSQKR; translated from the coding sequence ATGCGACTCCTGGCCGTTCTCATCGGACTTATCGCTGTGGTCGGCGTGGGGATGGACGAAGCCCACGCACAATCGTCGGAGGTGGGCGAGTACGCGATCTATCGCTCGGACGGTACGCCGGCGACGATGGACGACCTGGTCGCTATGCTCAACACCGTCGACGTGATATTCATTGGTGAAACGCACGACGATCCGACGGCGCATGTCCTGCAGGATTCGCTGCTTCGGCGGGCAGAAGCCGAAGCTCGTGAAGCCAATCGACCGCTTGCTCTGTCGCTCGAAATGTTTGAGCGCGACGTGCAGCCGATCGTAGACGAGTATCTGGCGGGTACAATCACGGAGCGGCATTTCGTCGACGACGCGCGCGCCTGGAGTAACTACCGCACGGACTATCACCCGCTCGTGGAGCGGGCACGGTCCGGCGATCACCCTGTGCTGGCGGCGAATGCTCCTCGCCGGTACGTCAACCGTGTGGCACAGCGCGGGCGGTCGGCGCTCGACTCGCTGTCGTCCTGGGCGCTGCAGTGGCTGGCGCCGCTTCCCTATCCCGGTCCCAGTGACGCGTATCAGCAGAAATGGCTCGACCTGATGCGGGCGTCGATGCCCGCCGACCACGGCGCCGCCGCGCCCGATTCGGTGAAGGCGTCCCCGCACGGCCATCCACACGCTATGAGCGGTCCGTCGCCGATGCTGCAGGCGCAGGCACTGTGGGACGCGACCATGGCCCACACGATCGCCCGTCATTTGCTTCGAGCACCAGCGTCTCTCGTCGTGCATATCACCGGCGGCTTTCATGTCTCTCGCGGCACCGGGACGCCCGAGGCGCTGCAGCACTACCGCCCGTCAGCGCGATCTCTCGTCGTGATGATTGAGCCGGCCGATGATCCCTCTTCGTTCGACGCGGAGGAGCACGGCGAGCTCGGCGACTTCGTGATTCTCACGGAGGCTGCGAAGGTGCCATCACGCTCTCAGAAGCGGTAG
- a CDS encoding chloramphenicol acetyltransferase, with protein MEHRVVVDERGRLAYHGETVDPLARLKFPVPHYLNLDEWPRRPQFDFYSRLDNPFFNVCVDIDVTELKAWTDRQDASFFLASLYASQRATESVPNFRYRLDGDRVRVQDRIVPGCTILRDDDTFGFGYFEPAPTFDEWQEAGRKVIEHVRSTAGLDDRPDDGDILHYSVLPWVSFTSFSHARSFGTDDSVPKIVLGRFTEREGRLQMPVSVAVHHGLMDGLHVGRYVQRMEAICADPDQLEQPHSG; from the coding sequence ATGGAGCATCGCGTTGTCGTTGACGAGCGAGGTCGGCTCGCATACCATGGAGAGACCGTCGATCCACTTGCCCGACTGAAATTCCCCGTGCCCCACTACCTGAATCTCGACGAATGGCCTCGGCGACCGCAATTCGACTTCTACAGCCGCCTCGACAACCCCTTTTTTAACGTCTGCGTGGACATCGACGTGACGGAGTTGAAGGCGTGGACGGATCGCCAAGATGCGTCCTTCTTCCTGGCCTCGCTGTACGCATCGCAGCGCGCGACGGAGTCCGTCCCCAATTTCCGGTATCGGCTCGATGGAGACCGCGTGCGCGTGCAAGACCGAATCGTCCCCGGCTGCACGATCTTACGGGACGACGACACCTTCGGGTTTGGCTACTTCGAGCCGGCCCCCACGTTCGACGAGTGGCAAGAAGCGGGGCGCAAGGTGATTGAGCACGTCCGTTCCACAGCGGGACTGGACGACCGACCCGACGACGGCGACATTTTGCACTACTCCGTCCTGCCATGGGTCTCGTTCACGAGCTTCTCTCACGCTCGCAGCTTCGGGACCGACGACTCGGTGCCAAAAATCGTCCTCGGACGCTTCACCGAGCGGGAAGGACGCCTCCAGATGCCGGTGTCGGTGGCGGTCCACCATGGCCTGATGGACGGGCTGCACGTCGGGCGCTACGTGCAACGGATGGAAGCCATCTGCGCGGACCCCGATCAGCTCGAACAGCCACACAGCGGTTAA
- a CDS encoding SDR family oxidoreductase: MSDLSGKSAIVTGASSGIGEATARRLAAEGAGIALAARRTDRLEDLQAEIEADGGEAIVVATDVTDREQVQALADATLAAFGSIDILINNAGVMPLSFIKNLHEDEWEQMVDVNVKGVLHCVGAVLPTMLEQESGHIVNVSSTAGRRLFPGGAVYCGTKHFVRALSEGMRKELAPHHNIRVTSIQPGAVDTELTNTITDEEVIEMFEERHSGIEPLESDDIAESILYVVTAPDRVDVEELMVLPSDQRT, encoded by the coding sequence ATGAGCGATTTATCAGGTAAAAGCGCTATTGTCACTGGCGCGTCGAGTGGCATTGGAGAAGCAACAGCACGGCGACTGGCAGCGGAAGGGGCGGGGATTGCCCTGGCGGCAAGGCGAACGGACCGACTGGAGGATCTTCAGGCGGAGATCGAGGCCGACGGTGGCGAAGCGATCGTGGTCGCAACCGACGTCACGGATCGCGAGCAGGTGCAGGCGCTGGCCGATGCGACGCTCGCAGCCTTCGGGAGCATCGACATCCTCATCAACAACGCGGGCGTGATGCCGCTCTCGTTCATCAAGAACCTCCACGAGGACGAGTGGGAGCAGATGGTCGATGTGAACGTGAAGGGCGTGTTGCACTGCGTCGGCGCCGTGCTCCCGACGATGCTGGAGCAGGAGAGCGGGCACATCGTCAATGTGTCGTCCACGGCCGGTCGGAGACTCTTTCCCGGGGGAGCCGTGTACTGCGGCACGAAGCACTTCGTCCGCGCCCTGTCCGAGGGCATGCGAAAAGAGCTGGCGCCCCACCACAACATTCGGGTGACCAGCATTCAGCCGGGAGCGGTCGACACCGAACTCACGAACACGATTACCGATGAGGAGGTGATCGAGATGTTCGAGGAGCGGCACAGCGGGATTGAGCCGCTGGAGTCAGACGACATTGCCGAGTCGATTCTATACGTCGTCACAGCGCCGGACCGCGTGGACGTCGAGGAATTGATGGTCCTTCCGAGTGATCAGCGGACCTGA